One Coffea arabica cultivar ET-39 chromosome 5c, Coffea Arabica ET-39 HiFi, whole genome shotgun sequence DNA window includes the following coding sequences:
- the LOC113690736 gene encoding protein NARROW LEAF 1 — MYSGSIPSEESALDLEKNCCSHSNLPSFSLPTLQPYASAGQHCESSAAYFSWPSRLNDASEERANYFANLQKGVLPETLGRLPEGQQANSLLELMTIRAFHSKILRCYSLGTAIGFRIRRGVLTDIPAILVFVSRKVHKQWLTPIQCLPTALEGPGGVWCDVDVVEFSYFGAPEPTPKEQLYTEIVDDLRGSDPCVGSGSQVASQETYGTLGAIVRSQTGNRQIGFLTNRHVAVDLDYPNQKMFHPLPPTLGPGVYLGAVERATSFIRDDLWYGIFAGINPETFVRADGAFIPFSDDFDMTAVTTSVKGIGEIGDVKIIDLQSPISSLIGKQVTKVGRSSGLTNGTVLAYALEYNDEKGICFLTDFLVVGENQQTFDLEGDSGSLIILKGEDGEKPRPIGIIWGGTANRGRLKLKVGQAPENWTSGVDLGRLLNFLELDLLTTNEALKVAVQEQRAASATVVGSTVGDSSPPDVMLPKDKSEPLGLRIQQIPLEDGACCPDMNSSPVEAAFLSEDGSNVGPSVEHQFIFGTSSGRSPLHRDDLQDRPVSENLSALWNGSDEDIRFSLQLGDNEPKRRRSEPSPSAQEPN; from the exons ATGTACTCAGGTTCGATCCCATCTGAAGAATCAGCACTGGACCTCGAGAAGAACTGTTGTAGTCACTCCAATCTGCCATCATTTAGTCTGCCAACACTACAACCTTATGCATCAGCTGGACAGCACTGTGAGAGCAGTGCTGCTTACTTCTCGTGGCCTAGTCGATTAAATGATGCATCTGAAGagagggcaaattattttgcaaaCCTACAAAAAGGGGTCTTGCCTGAAACTCTTGGACGACTTCCAGAAGGGCAACAAGCAAATTCGTTACTTGAGCTTATGACTATCAGGGCGTTTCACAGCAAAATCCTTCGCTGTTACAGTCTTGGCACAGCTATTGGGTTTCGTATCCGACGAGGCGTTTTGACAGACATTCCTGCAATACTGGTATTTGTATCTAGGAAGGTTCATAAGCAATGGCTAACCCCTATTCAGTGTCTGCCTACTGCCTTGGAG GGACCAGGAGGAGTGTGGTGTGATGTGGACGTTGTGgaattttcatattttggtGCACCAGAGCCAACACCTAAGGAACAATTGTACACTGAAATAGTAGATGACCTACGGGGAAGTGATCCATGTGTTGGTTCGGGTTCTCAG GTTGCTAGTCAAGAGACCTACGGAACCTTGGGTGCTATTGTTAGGAGCCAAACGGGCAATCGGCAAATTGGTTTTCTCACTAACCGGCATGTTGCCGTTGATTTAGATTACCCGAATCAGAAGATGTTTCATCCTTTACCTCCCACTCTTGGACCTGGGGTGTATCTTGGTGCAGTTGAGAGAGCCACTTCATTCATTAGGGATGACCTTTGGTATGGCATCTTTGCCGGAATAAATCCAG AGACATTTGTGAGAGCAGATGGTGCATTTATTCCTTTCAGTGACGATTTTGACATGACTGCTGTAACTACTTCTGTTAAAGGCATAGGAGAGATTGGAGATGTGAAGATTATAGACTTGCAATCTCCAATCAGCAGTCTTATTGGGAAACAAGTGACAAAGGTAGGAAGGAGTTCGGGTTTGACCAATGGGACTGTATTGGCATATGCTCTCGAGTACAATGACGAAAAAGGGATATGCTTCTTGACTGACTTTCTTGTGGTTGGCGAGAACCAACAGACATTTGATCTTGAAGGAGATAGTGGAAGTCTTATAATTCTGAAAGGGGAGGATGGAGAGAAGCCGCGACCAATTGGAATCATTTGGGGTGGAACTGCCAACAGGGGTAGGCTAAAACTAAAAGTTGGTCAAGCTCCAGAGAACTGGACTAGTGGGGTTGATCTTGGGCGGCTACtcaattttcttgaacttgatcTGCTCACTACGAATGAAGCGCTGAAAG TTGCAGTGCAAGAACAAAGAGCTGCTTCAGCAACGGTAGTTGGTTCGACTGTAGGAGACTCTTCGCCACCAGATGTAATGCTCCCAAAGGACAAATCAGAGCCTTTGGGGCTCCGCATTCAACAAATCCCCTTGGAAGATGGTGCGTGTTGCCCAGATATGAATTCATCACCAGTAGAAGCTGCATTTCTATCAGAAGATGGGTCGAACGTTGGTCCAAGTGTGGAACATCAATTCATTTTTGGAACATCGAGCGGGCGTTCCCCACTTCACCGAGATGATCTACAAGATAGGCCTGTATCGGAGAATCTGTCTGCCTTGTGGAATGGTTCCGACGAGGATATCAGGTTTTCGCTGCAATTGGGCGATAATGAACCTAAGAGAAGGCGGTCTGAGCCTTCACCAAGCGCACAAGAACCAAATTGA